A genomic segment from Bartonella ancashensis encodes:
- a CDS encoding helix-turn-helix domain-containing protein — protein MLNKITDQSSRLMKARLARGFRSAKEAATYFGWSYSSYIQHEQGLRGISRASAKYAKALRVSEGWLLTGEGNGPSLPIPDIEQSIDKQIIDLLKKQVSQIKKQFFSF, from the coding sequence ATGCTCAACAAAATAACAGATCAATCCTCTAGATTGATGAAAGCACGTTTAGCACGTGGTTTTAGAAGTGCTAAAGAAGCTGCAACGTATTTTGGATGGAGCTACTCTAGCTATATACAACATGAACAAGGACTCAGAGGAATATCACGCGCATCTGCAAAATACGCAAAAGCACTTAGAGTTAGTGAAGGATGGTTATTAACTGGGGAAGGAAATGGCCCATCTCTCCCTATTCCCGATATTGAACAATCCATTGATAAGCAAATCATTGATCTGCTAAAAAAACAAGTCAGCCAGATAAAGAAACAATTCTTCTCCTTTTAA
- a CDS encoding ERF family protein, with protein sequence MSDLSAMQSECKEIIKNATNNFTNSKYATLDYYIDGVKEALAKHRFSLFSKIKSQTTTNIVIEMTLAHPSGHKVSTDGEFPINGAGSKISIQSIGSTITYARRYLLGMLLNVASKDDDLDGNSLETVMPASPQQITEIKQLIKTTNANETRMLAFVKANSISEMSDHQAQIALNSLKDRQRIQSSQTPQQNGGVT encoded by the coding sequence GTGTCTGATCTTTCAGCGATGCAATCGGAATGCAAAGAAATCATCAAAAACGCTACAAATAACTTTACCAATAGTAAATATGCCACTCTTGATTATTATATCGACGGGGTTAAAGAGGCTCTGGCAAAACACCGCTTTTCTCTCTTTTCTAAAATTAAAAGCCAAACCACAACAAATATTGTGATAGAAATGACACTGGCACATCCCTCTGGTCACAAAGTTTCAACAGATGGAGAATTTCCTATTAATGGAGCCGGTTCCAAAATAAGCATCCAGTCTATTGGTTCAACCATTACCTATGCTCGCCGCTACCTGTTAGGAATGTTACTCAATGTCGCCAGCAAAGATGATGATTTAGATGGGAACAGCTTAGAGACTGTTATGCCTGCATCTCCTCAACAAATCACTGAAATCAAACAATTAATCAAAACAACCAATGCAAATGAAACAAGAATGTTGGCTTTCGTGAAAGCAAATAGCATTTCAGAAATGTCCGATCATCAAGCACAAATCGCTTTGAATAGTTTGAAGGACAGACAACGCATTCAAAGCTCCCAAACACCACAACAAAATGGTGGCGTAACATGA
- a CDS encoding NAD(P)H-dependent glycerol-3-phosphate dehydrogenase yields the protein MKITIFGGGVWGKALAFAFSQKNEVFIVSRRDITSTLAPLNEILSKNSCPIILQSSLKESLASDLFVIAISVQALREWFTHAQLNKNLKILIASKGIEEGTGAFVSQIAKNFVSLENLCFLAGPSFAKEITLSLPCALSIHSHNLACAQEFANRMPNFIKPYIENDIIGGEIASAYKNVISIASGICDGLKLGQNAKASILSRGLVEMYQFGRHFGAQLQTFLGLSGAGDLFLTSNSFLSRNYRVGLGLASGISLDSILMDLCEVAEGVKTCEAIVKISREHCIHTPIAREVFEIIGGKDPLESMSLLMKKVF from the coding sequence ATGAAGATAACAATTTTTGGTGGTGGAGTTTGGGGGAAAGCTCTTGCGTTCGCTTTTTCCCAAAAGAATGAAGTTTTCATTGTTTCGAGACGTGATATTACCTCGACATTAGCGCCATTAAATGAAATTTTGAGCAAAAACTCCTGCCCAATTATTCTGCAATCTTCTTTAAAAGAAAGTCTAGCCTCAGACCTTTTTGTCATTGCTATCAGTGTTCAAGCTTTAAGAGAGTGGTTTACTCATGCACAGCTAAATAAAAATCTTAAGATACTTATTGCAAGCAAAGGAATTGAAGAAGGTACAGGAGCATTCGTTAGTCAAATTGCTAAAAATTTTGTTTCTTTAGAGAATCTTTGTTTTTTAGCAGGACCAAGTTTTGCTAAAGAAATTACTTTGAGTCTTCCATGTGCTTTAAGCATTCATTCACATAATCTTGCCTGTGCTCAAGAATTTGCAAACAGAATGCCCAATTTCATCAAACCTTATATTGAAAACGATATAATTGGTGGAGAAATAGCAAGTGCATACAAAAACGTTATTTCTATAGCTAGTGGAATTTGTGATGGTTTGAAGCTAGGCCAGAATGCTAAGGCATCAATTTTATCGCGTGGGCTTGTAGAAATGTATCAATTTGGAAGACATTTTGGTGCACAACTTCAAACATTTTTAGGTTTATCCGGCGCAGGAGATTTATTTTTAACGTCGAATTCTTTTTTATCGAGGAACTATCGTGTTGGTTTAGGTTTAGCGTCTGGTATTTCTTTGGATTCTATTTTAATGGATCTTTGTGAAGTAGCTGAAGGAGTTAAGACTTGTGAAGCGATTGTTAAAATTTCTCGTGAGCATTGCATTCATACTCCTATAGCTAGAGAAGTTTTTGAGATTATAGGAGGTAAGGATCCTCTAGAGAGTATGTCTCTTTTGATGAAGAAAGTTTTTTAA
- a CDS encoding S24 family peptidase: protein MNNIMKIWLHEALQESRLTQSSLTRKLSEKMQRSLPRSVVNKMLTGERSISGQEALMIEEITQYPLPRKKTIPLVGHVGAGSEIFPYEDGWLEEVELPPYLAKDTYAVKVEGDSMEPFIDDKSILFYSQNVSPDLLINKKAIVHTQDGRCFVKIIKQGSKPGLFNLESLNRLYPEIKDIELIWTAPIDWIKPPKF from the coding sequence ATGAATAATATTATGAAGATTTGGCTACATGAAGCTCTGCAAGAGTCCAGATTAACTCAATCCTCGCTTACACGAAAACTAAGCGAAAAAATGCAACGTTCTCTCCCGCGCTCTGTAGTTAATAAAATGCTAACAGGTGAGCGAAGTATAAGTGGACAAGAGGCTTTAATGATTGAGGAAATCACGCAATATCCTCTCCCACGAAAAAAAACTATCCCCTTAGTGGGTCATGTAGGAGCAGGTTCAGAAATTTTCCCCTATGAAGACGGTTGGCTTGAAGAAGTAGAACTACCCCCATACCTTGCAAAGGATACATATGCAGTCAAAGTTGAGGGAGATTCAATGGAACCATTTATTGATGATAAATCAATTTTATTTTATTCACAAAATGTCTCTCCAGATTTACTTATCAATAAAAAAGCAATTGTACACACACAGGATGGACGTTGTTTTGTCAAAATAATAAAACAAGGAAGCAAACCTGGTTTATTTAATTTAGAAAGCTTAAACAGGCTATATCCAGAAATAAAAGATATCGAACTAATCTGGACAGCTCCCATTGACTGGATAAAACCACCTAAATTTTAA
- a CDS encoding DUF1561 family protein, with translation MKLRLLLSLLNLLVVHTAFSAPIPVPQKHPDTPHDKAIRVIVHTKSEYCYAPVFTGGEGYVYIDNCTSSNVKQARYDIFQRVSWKINDTWLCMTAPSSVTGIDGKPTADWDYLLLRPCVINDANQRWIIQDNAFFTANGQFRVKDIKWYAYISKDQSVYYDHRLTSQMKSWTTTIAPPGNISFKTFVGWPYINVYPPAFQFYYLQNNSSSTSASPLPLYYNPENGHIAQYNSAYGTFSCMRSKQSLSENWNWVEWKDCTDKVQSQKDSYSWDISQLDGREGFILDYQGNPLRVTQFGANWGVPYTMKPSYIEKDTTNSPKSNFTLSHDIEEWNRYVNGNLGKTLTYCPAPGKKKSTSQNSELQIEYSLPPDFDLTPAWTQRLWQIATSSSPTSEELIGFCGSCMLHSMQILAELQEYHQSSPLQSGGYFFDTARHVDPFISLRQRYPELAIRLETTDVYETTPYRPGEDAHTRTSRAAHVIASMLMTQNLWRPSTVARTHNEIRDVLQRLINTSPGTVGFVAVVVGNHDQTDLTGHVQPIIRTRQGLVLIPTNTPNYTLVSFRNNIISTRIPETLMSHLSERGALTIYSLTTFQMLPLNPPSVSLYVSQNNCTGEGENRRGAGQSPRSAAINQCSSGRCAIQ, from the coding sequence ATGAAATTGCGTCTGCTCCTATCCTTATTGAACTTATTAGTGGTTCATACCGCTTTCTCTGCTCCTATTCCTGTCCCACAAAAGCACCCTGATACTCCCCATGATAAAGCTATTCGTGTCATAGTTCATACAAAAAGCGAATATTGTTATGCACCCGTATTTACGGGAGGAGAGGGATACGTCTACATTGACAATTGTACTTCTTCAAATGTCAAACAGGCGCGTTACGACATATTCCAGAGAGTATCCTGGAAGATAAATGATACTTGGTTGTGTATGACTGCTCCTAGCTCAGTCACAGGTATTGATGGAAAACCTACGGCTGACTGGGACTATCTCTTGTTGAGACCTTGTGTCATCAATGATGCCAATCAACGTTGGATCATCCAAGATAATGCTTTTTTCACAGCCAATGGGCAATTTCGTGTTAAAGATATCAAATGGTACGCTTATATCTCAAAGGACCAAAGTGTCTACTACGATCATAGATTGACATCTCAGATGAAGTCTTGGACCACAACAATTGCTCCTCCTGGAAATATTTCTTTCAAAACATTCGTCGGGTGGCCATATATCAACGTTTATCCTCCTGCCTTCCAGTTCTATTACCTTCAAAATAATTCATCTTCAACATCTGCAAGTCCACTACCTTTATATTATAATCCAGAAAATGGTCACATTGCACAGTATAATTCTGCGTATGGTACCTTCTCTTGCATGCGTTCTAAGCAATCTCTTTCAGAAAACTGGAATTGGGTGGAGTGGAAAGACTGTACAGATAAAGTGCAGTCTCAAAAAGACTCTTATTCCTGGGATATTTCCCAGCTGGATGGTCGTGAAGGCTTTATTTTAGACTATCAGGGAAACCCATTGAGAGTTACCCAATTTGGTGCTAATTGGGGTGTTCCCTACACAATGAAACCTAGCTACATCGAAAAAGATACTACAAATTCTCCTAAATCTAATTTCACCCTTTCTCATGATATCGAAGAGTGGAATCGTTATGTTAACGGAAATTTGGGAAAAACACTTACTTACTGCCCTGCTCCTGGGAAAAAAAAGAGCACTTCTCAGAATTCTGAGCTGCAAATAGAATACTCTCTTCCTCCTGATTTTGATCTTACTCCAGCATGGACACAAAGGCTATGGCAGATAGCCACAAGTTCTTCTCCTACATCTGAGGAACTTATTGGGTTTTGTGGATCCTGCATGCTACATTCCATGCAAATACTTGCTGAATTACAAGAGTATCATCAGAGTTCTCCTCTTCAAAGTGGAGGATACTTCTTTGACACGGCTCGTCACGTAGATCCATTTATATCATTACGCCAAAGGTATCCTGAGCTGGCAATAAGGCTTGAAACAACAGATGTCTATGAAACAACGCCGTACCGCCCAGGAGAAGATGCTCATACGCGGACAAGTAGAGCAGCTCACGTGATCGCGTCGATGTTAATGACCCAAAATTTATGGAGACCTTCAACTGTTGCAAGGACCCATAATGAGATAAGAGATGTTCTTCAACGTCTTATAAATACCTCCCCTGGCACAGTTGGATTTGTTGCTGTTGTCGTAGGAAATCATGATCAGACTGACCTCACTGGTCATGTCCAGCCTATAATAAGAACAAGACAAGGATTAGTCTTAATACCTACAAACACACCTAACTATACCCTCGTCTCGTTCAGAAATAACATTATCTCGACAAGAATACCAGAAACACTAATGTCTCACCTTTCAGAAAGAGGAGCTCTTACAATTTATTCACTCACAACATTTCAGATGCTTCCGCTAAATCCACCCTCCGTGAGTCTTTACGTTTCTCAAAATAATTGCACTGGCGAAGGAGAAAACAGAAGAGGAGCTGGACAATCACCAAGAAGTGCTGCTATTAATCAGTGTAGTAGTGGGAGATGTGCTATTCAGTAA
- a CDS encoding lambda exonuclease family protein, with protein sequence MKQRTAEWFQARLGRVTASNIDYVVNRTVKGLPTSKYEDYKIKLITERLTGQINPSYETQAMQWGVEHEDEAIEEYSFIYDTHVTRCGFIPHPTFKMAGASPDGLIGKDGLIEIKCPQSTTHLRFFLNGDIKPEYLLQMQFQMACTGRKWCDFVSYDPRFTDQSARLRMKVQRINRDDEQIEHINKAVERFLTEIEQDIKQIGIRAA encoded by the coding sequence ATGAAACAAAGAACAGCAGAATGGTTTCAAGCACGGTTAGGAAGAGTGACAGCTTCAAACATTGACTATGTCGTCAACAGAACAGTGAAAGGTTTACCAACCAGCAAATATGAAGATTATAAAATCAAACTCATCACAGAACGCTTAACAGGTCAAATCAACCCATCTTATGAAACACAAGCGATGCAATGGGGCGTTGAGCATGAAGATGAAGCCATTGAGGAATACAGTTTCATCTATGATACCCATGTCACCCGATGCGGTTTCATACCCCATCCAACATTTAAAATGGCTGGAGCCAGTCCTGATGGCCTGATTGGGAAAGATGGATTAATTGAGATTAAATGTCCTCAATCAACAACGCATCTACGCTTTTTCCTGAATGGCGATATCAAACCTGAATATCTCTTACAAATGCAGTTCCAAATGGCTTGTACAGGAAGAAAATGGTGCGATTTTGTAAGCTACGATCCACGGTTTACAGACCAGTCAGCCAGATTACGGATGAAAGTTCAACGCATTAACCGCGATGATGAGCAGATTGAACACATTAATAAGGCTGTCGAGAGATTCTTGACAGAAATCGAACAAGACATAAAGCAGATCGGCATCAGAGCTGCTTAA